aaatatcaccaattattaattaaagtatcctctttttaatgcaacaagccgttttgaaaaatcacttttagttcttgagaaataaatttttgaaataatttccgaattttacaattttcgccgattaagttttaaaaattcgtataaaatccaattcttgaaatatgagtttgaaaatttcccaaagtgttaataaaagtgttctctttccaatgaaccaacacgtgttgaaaaataacttttagtttatgagaaaacaacattttaagttttgatataattttcgatgttgcaatttttatcgataactttcaaaattcgttataaaattcattaacAACATTAAACAATTTAGAAGGAATGATCTAAAATAGAAAACTCTGATGTttgtgaaatgtcaaaaatactgaagctttattttaacacactacaagaaattttaaaaattacatcaacaacacattttatttcttatgttTACATGATTTTCCTTTACGTTCCTTCCTATATCTTTTAACCAGCTTCCTACTCACAGAAACTTGACCTGTCATACATGCATTTCTACACTGTTGACAAAACTGATTTAAATGGTGTATCTCAACTTTTCTCCTACACTCTTCTTTCTTGTTCAATTTTTTATGTCCCCTATGGCAAAGTTTCTTGTCACCTTTCGATCGTTTCGCCAAAAGAACCAAAGCCCAAACATCGCGGCAATGATGGTTATGGCAAGGCCATTGTCCTTCTTTGTTTCCTTTCTTATCATCAGAAGACGAAGAACATGATGAAGAGGACGATGAGCTACTTGAAGATGAACTCGAAGATGAATCTTTTCCAGAATGTGGACGACATGGTTTTGTAGGTGGGCATGGGCAAGGTTGAGTTGGTGGACCTGGATGAATTGGGGGTCCTGGGTGAATTGGAGGTCCAGGATGAATTGGTGGACATGGATGAATTGGAGGTCCTGGATAAGTTGGTGGTGGACACGGATGAGGATGAATCGGTGGTGGACAAGGATGAGGATGAATCGGTGGTGGACAAGGATGAGGATGAACTGGAGGTGGACCTGGATGAATCGGTGGACAATGTGGCATTCCAACAGGAGGTCTAAAATCGGGCATTGATGGTACATCACAGTACAAAAACACCGTTCGTGTTTTAGGCcctataaagaaaataaaatatattaaacaacaagactataataatatattgaaTACTTACGTTTCGGActcattttttataacaaatttctcCTCGACTTTAGAGAGTTGCTTTCACCTCAACGAAACTTACGAAAGTACACTTTAATGACTCCgttgtaaaaatttatatagcaGATCCCACTCGATTGTGACGATAAAGAGAGaaaattaatactaaaagTGGAATAGAATTCGAAGAAAGCATTAAATGTCGTGAAGTCGTTTCGGCAaagataacaatttatttatacgtTGATAACGATAAATTACCTTTACTTAAAAGAGATTATATTACAAAAGTCCTTGTTGTGTtagtatcattttttttataaacttaattcgcgataattgtttttaagtaataaaatcattatctTAAATTCTTagagaaatttatttttgttatcgatatttttgttatttgttaTAGATGTTatttcgatattttattttaactgttaaaaaattattacgtttcaaattaatttatttaacatgAATATTTAATTACACTAATGATTCACAAAATGATTACACCTAAATTTCATTCCTAGCAGTAAGAATCATCAATTACATAGTAATCTTTACAgcattctttataaatattccaATCGTTATGAATCATAAGCAATTTTTTAGAATGTTTTACTTTACATTAATTTAGGCAACCTATTTAACATTACAGAATTCTTTATAGTTCAAATTCCGCCATCTATTGACTTAAACATCAATTATTAAGTCAACAAGCAATAACGATGCAAATATTGCATCAAATCTAATTCCTATCTgtcaattaaatattttattattaataataaagggTGCAGTTGAACAGGTGCTACATGATTCAAAAAATGCAAGTAATCAATGGGAAATTGGTCGTTTTAGGACATCAAGGTAAAAtcgaaatcttttttaaaaacaaatgtttttggggttatgttgttttgtttttgttttgctCATTACTGGTGTGTtgatttttgcttaaaattatgattaattttaattttaaacagtttaaaaattgaattcataaaattcatcaaataacTTAGTTTAATTAGAGTATTTAGAGAAATCTAGGTTGTGTTATTTTCCTTGTTCtttatcacatatttttttgtgttcaaggctgaaacatttttattttaatttaccattcttatcgttgttttacacgtgtttagttaataatatttttaattgaacaactttgtaattttgttactattcaatcattattttttgtaatgataagtgatcatttttattatacatatatattaatacaaaaaagtacATTACACTtagcaatatttaataaatatttctttacaa
This genomic stretch from Onthophagus taurus isolate NC chromosome 7, IU_Otau_3.0, whole genome shotgun sequence harbors:
- the LOC111423044 gene encoding annexin A11-like, translated to MSPKRPKTRTVFLYCDVPSMPDFRPPVGMPHCPPIHPGPPPVHPHPCPPPIHPHPCPPPIHPHPCPPPTYPGPPIHPCPPIHPGPPIHPGPPIHPGPPTQPCPCPPTKPCRPHSGKDSSSSSSSSSSSSSSSCSSSSDDKKGNKEGQWPCHNHHCRDVWALVLLAKRSKGDKKLCHRGHKKLNKKEECRRKVEIHHLNQFCQQCRNACMTGQVSVSRKLVKRYRKERKGKSCKHKK